AGTTCATGGCATAATTTTTTTTGACCTGAAATCTAATCAACTGATTGATTAACGTGATGAAAGGAAACAGAATATGAACAGGAAAGCATTGTTTTTCTGCTTGGTTGTCGCCCTTCTGCTTGCCGGGTGCAAGGAAGAGGTGAAAAAGGCCGACCCCATTCGCCCGGTTCGCGTCTTCACGGTGTCCGGTCAGTCCGGTCCGGAGCAGCGGACATTCCCGGGCAAGGTCAGGGCGACCCGGGAAGTGGCTCTGGCCTTTCGCGTGGCCGGGCAGATCGAAAAGTTCGACGTGCGCGAAGGCGATTTCGTGAAAAAGGGGCAGATTCTCGCCATGCTGGACCAGCGGGACTATCAGGCTGCCGTTGCCGATCTGGAGGCCAAGCTTCAGGGACTGCGTTCCGTGCTCAACGAGGCGAAACTCAACTACGAGCGCAACAAGGCCCTGCTCGAATCCGACACCATTGCACAGGCTGCATTCGATGCGGCCCAAAGCACGTTCGAGACCAGCCGGGCCAATGTGCGTTCTCTGGAACAGGAATTGCGCCGCGCTCGCCTGAATCTCCAGTATACCAGTCTGGAAGCGCCCTACAGTGGTACCATCGCCGTGAAATACGTGGACAACCACGAATACGTGCAGGCCAAGGAGGCCATTGTCCAGCTCGAAGACATCGCGTCGCTCGACATCGAAATCGACGTGCCCGAAGCGGTCTGGATTCGCGCGTTTTCCGGCGAAGGAACCGGATTCGTGAATGCCGAGGCTCGGTTCGAATCCTATCCCGGTCAGGCGTTTCCCCTGAAAATCAAGGAGTTTCAGACCAAGGCCAATCCCGAGACCCAGACCTATCAGGTGACCCTGTCCATGGCCAATCCCGAGACGCTGTCCATTCATCCGGGCATGACCGCTCAGGTGTCGGGCGATCTGCCCGGTGCAGACGGTGCGCATCTCGTGTCCATTCCGGTTTCCTCGGTTCAGGGCGAACCCGGGGACGGAATGTATGTCTGGGTGCTGGGAGCGGACAACACGGTCACTCGCCGCAAGGTCAACGTCGGCCGCATTGTCAGGGATGAATTTCTGGTGGATCAGGGCGTGAAGCCCGGCGACACCATCGTGTCCTGCGGGGTGAGCTATCTGTCCGAAGGCCAGAAGGTGAAGGTGCTCAAGGGTCGCATCGGAGGCAGGGGATGAACCTCGCGGAATTTTCCATTCGCAAGAGAACCGTTTCCATTGTTCTGACCCTGACCCTGCTTGTCGGCGGAGCCGTGTCCTTTCTGGACATGTCCCGGCTCGAGGACCCGGAATTCACGATCAAGAAGGCACTGGTCATCACCAACTATCCCGGGGCAACGCCCGCCGAGGTGGCGGACGAGGTCACGGATGTCGTGGAAAGCGCGGCCCAGCAGCTGGGCCAGCTCAAACGCGTCACGTCCCAGAACAACCCGGGCCAGTCCATCGTGACCGTGGAGATACAGGACTCCTTTGACAAGAAGACCCTGCCACAGGTCTGGGACGAACTGCGGCGCAAGGTGGGCGATGCACAGGCCCAGCTTCCTCCCGGAGCCGGGCCGTCCCTTGTGGTGGATGATTTCAGCGACGTGTACGGCATTCTGCTCGCCGTGACCGGGGAGGGCTATTCCCAGCGCGATCTTCAGGACTTTGCCGTGTTTCTGCGCAAGGAACTGCTTCTTGTGGACAACGTGGCCAAGGTCACGCTCTGGGGCAAGCAGCAGGAAACCGTGTTCGTTGAAATTTCCCGGGCGCGCATGAGTCAGCTCGGCCTGTCTCTGGATACCGTGTTCACGACCCTTTCCGACCGTAATTTAGTGGTTCCCGCCGGCAAGGTCCGCGTGGGCAGGGAATACATAGAGATATCCCCGACCGGGGAAATCGCGTCCGTGGAGAGTCTGGGGGACCTGCTCATCAACGACACGGCCACGGGAAAGGTGGTGCCTCTGCGCGACATTGCGCACATCACGCGCGGCTATGCCGATCCGCCCTCACAGGTCATGCATTACAACGGCAAACCAGCCGTGGCTTTGGGCATTTCCGTGGTCTCCGGCGGCAACGTGGTCGATCTGGGCAAGGCTGTTGACGCGCGTCTGGCCGAACTCAGGGCCGCGACCCCGTTGGGCATGGATATCAACCGGGTCTACAACCAGCCCCAGCGCGTGGAGCAGGCCGTGGACTCCTTCGTCCTCAATCTGGTCGAGGCCGTGGTCATCGTCATCGTGGTCCTGCTTTTGTTCATGGGCATGCAGAGCGGCCTGCTCATCGGGGTCATCCTGCTTGTCACCATCTGCGGTTCGTTCATCTTCATCCAGATGGCGGGCGTGGCCCTGGAACGCATTTCCCTCGGCGCGCTCATCATTGCGCTGGGCATGCTCGTGGACAATGCCATCGTGGTGGTGGAAGGCATCCTTATCCGCTACCAGCAGGGCGAGGATCGCCTTCATGCCGCGGTCGGCGTGGTGGATCAGAACAAATGGCCTCTGCTCGGCGCAACCATCATCGCGATCATGGCCTTTGCCGGCATCGGTCTGAGTCAGGACAGTGTGGGCGAATTCTGTCGTTCCCTGTTCATCGTGCTCTTCATCTCCCTGATGATGAGCTGGATCACGGCCATGACCGTCACGCCCATGCTTTGCGAAATGTTTCTGCATCCCAAGGCCACGCAGGGTGACGATCCCTATGCGGGCAGGCTGTATCAGAGCTACAGGAAATTCCTGACCTTCTGCCTGCATCACCGCGTGCCCACCATGTGCGTGCTCGGCGTGATGCTCGTGGCTGCGATCTTCGGGTTCGGATTCGTGAAACAGAGCTTTTTCCCGGATTCCACCCAGCCGCGCTTTTTCATGCATTACTGGATGCCGCAGGGCACGGATATCCGCGCCACGGTCCAGGATCTTGGCGAGATCGAGCAGAAGATTCTCAAGGACGACCGGGTCAAGTCCGTGACCATGTTTTCGGGTCAGGGCGCGCCGCGCTTCATCCTGACCTATCCTCCGGAGAATCCCAACACCTCCTACGGCATGCTGCTGATCGAGGTGAAGGACTATGAGCAGATCGACGCGATTCTGGCGGACTACAAGTTGCGCGTGGCCGACGAATATCCGGACGCGGAGCCCAAGTTCAAGAAGTTCAAGCTCGGTCCGGGCCGCGACGCATCCATCGAGGTGCGGTTCAGCGGACCGGACACCCTCGTGCTCCGCGACCTTTCACGTCAGGCCCAGCAGATCATGCTCGACACGGGCAATGCGGAATCCGTGCGTGACGACTGGCGGCAGCCGGTCAAGATTGTCAAGCCCGTGATCTCGGATGCGCAGGCCAAGCGCGCCGGAGTGACCCGGCCCGATCTGGCCAAGGCGCTGGAAATGAACTTTTCCGGCTCCCGCGTGGGCGTATACCGCGAGGGGGACAAGCTGCTGCCCATCGTGGTCCGTCCGCCCGAGGGTGAACGCCTTTCCGTGGAGGAAATCGGCAACGTGCAGGTGTTCAGTCCGGTGGCCGGACGCATGATGCCGCTGGAGGAAGTGGTGTCCGGGTTCGAGACCGTGACCGATTATGGCCTGCTGCGCACCCGCAACCGCATGCTCACCGTCACGGCCTGCTGCGAACCGATAACCGGGTTGCCGTCCGAGATGCACAACCGCATCCGGGCCGATATCGAGGCCATCGAGCTGCCCGCAGGCTACACCATGGAATGGGGCGGGGAATACGAGGACTCGCGCGACGCCAAGGAAACCCTTGCCGCCAGCCTCGGCCTGCCCTTCTTCATCATGATTCTGGCCACGGTCATGCTCTTCAACGGACTGCGGCTGCCACTCATCATCTGGCTGACCGTGCCGCTGGCCGTAATCGGCGTGACGCTCGGTCTGCTCGTCACGGGGCAACCCTTCGG
Above is a window of Pseudodesulfovibrio tunisiensis DNA encoding:
- a CDS encoding efflux RND transporter permease subunit: MNLAEFSIRKRTVSIVLTLTLLVGGAVSFLDMSRLEDPEFTIKKALVITNYPGATPAEVADEVTDVVESAAQQLGQLKRVTSQNNPGQSIVTVEIQDSFDKKTLPQVWDELRRKVGDAQAQLPPGAGPSLVVDDFSDVYGILLAVTGEGYSQRDLQDFAVFLRKELLLVDNVAKVTLWGKQQETVFVEISRARMSQLGLSLDTVFTTLSDRNLVVPAGKVRVGREYIEISPTGEIASVESLGDLLINDTATGKVVPLRDIAHITRGYADPPSQVMHYNGKPAVALGISVVSGGNVVDLGKAVDARLAELRAATPLGMDINRVYNQPQRVEQAVDSFVLNLVEAVVIVIVVLLLFMGMQSGLLIGVILLVTICGSFIFIQMAGVALERISLGALIIALGMLVDNAIVVVEGILIRYQQGEDRLHAAVGVVDQNKWPLLGATIIAIMAFAGIGLSQDSVGEFCRSLFIVLFISLMMSWITAMTVTPMLCEMFLHPKATQGDDPYAGRLYQSYRKFLTFCLHHRVPTMCVLGVMLVAAIFGFGFVKQSFFPDSTQPRFFMHYWMPQGTDIRATVQDLGEIEQKILKDDRVKSVTMFSGQGAPRFILTYPPENPNTSYGMLLIEVKDYEQIDAILADYKLRVADEYPDAEPKFKKFKLGPGRDASIEVRFSGPDTLVLRDLSRQAQQIMLDTGNAESVRDDWRQPVKIVKPVISDAQAKRAGVTRPDLAKALEMNFSGSRVGVYREGDKLLPIVVRPPEGERLSVEEIGNVQVFSPVAGRMMPLEEVVSGFETVTDYGLLRTRNRMLTVTACCEPITGLPSEMHNRIRADIEAIELPAGYTMEWGGEYEDSRDAKETLAASLGLPFFIMILATVMLFNGLRLPLIIWLTVPLAVIGVTLGLLVTGQPFGFMALLGFLSLSGMLIKNSVVLLDQIKLELAAGKPPYQAVVDSAISRIRPVTMAAATTILGMIPLVADAFFSAMAVTIMSGLAFATVLTLIVVPVLYVMFHKVRNPN
- a CDS encoding efflux RND transporter periplasmic adaptor subunit — translated: MNRKALFFCLVVALLLAGCKEEVKKADPIRPVRVFTVSGQSGPEQRTFPGKVRATREVALAFRVAGQIEKFDVREGDFVKKGQILAMLDQRDYQAAVADLEAKLQGLRSVLNEAKLNYERNKALLESDTIAQAAFDAAQSTFETSRANVRSLEQELRRARLNLQYTSLEAPYSGTIAVKYVDNHEYVQAKEAIVQLEDIASLDIEIDVPEAVWIRAFSGEGTGFVNAEARFESYPGQAFPLKIKEFQTKANPETQTYQVTLSMANPETLSIHPGMTAQVSGDLPGADGAHLVSIPVSSVQGEPGDGMYVWVLGADNTVTRRKVNVGRIVRDEFLVDQGVKPGDTIVSCGVSYLSEGQKVKVLKGRIGGRG